In the genome of Halapricum salinum, one region contains:
- a CDS encoding valine--tRNA ligase, giving the protein MTDLPDNYDPDEREEYWRQQWQEMDVYHYDAEAADPDTDYVIDTPPPYPTGNLHIGNALGWCYMDFSARYRRLQGQEVLFPQGWDCHGLPTEVKVEENEGIHRTDVPRDEFRQMCIEHTEDQIDAMKETMHTLGFSQDWDHEYKTMDPEYWGTTQESFVEMADDDLVYRDEHPVNWCPRCETAIADAEVETEEGVEGTLYYVTFEGVENDDIEIATTRPELLAACVSMAVSPDDERYEDRIGDTFEVPIFGQEVELIADEEADAEFGTGAVMICTFGDKQDVNWWAEHDLDLRAVITEDGHLNEEAGEYEGLSIEEAKETIAEDLDDAGYLNDTEPTTQNVGQCWRCDTPIEILSKEQWFVEVDGEEILDRAQEVEWIPEHMYDRLEDWTEGMEWDWVISRQRVFATPIPAWFCEDCGHVHVADADELPLDPTDEDPAVGGCPECGSTEWRGETDVMDTWMDSSITPLFVRDWPDSEFYPTTLRPQGHDIIRTWAFYTLLRTAALEDEIPWEEILINGMVFGDDGNKMSKSKGNFVQPEEVVEEHSADAFRQAMALAGKRGEDVQFQWKEVTSASRFNTKVWNITKFASGHLDEDREPLDNPAYRDIDRWILSRCAETAENVDEYMDDYRFDAALRELREFVWHDLADDYLELIKGRLYEGRPGERDAARQGLFITLTASLKMLGPFAPFIAEEAYDALPSTEGSVHAAEWPEIDLHPEEVEDMAAVEQAGEIIVDVASTIRGWKSDEGMALNTELDKVEVYPDDAPEERAIDTYDLSEAVNAPVLVREGVPNVELVPVEVDPDHSVIGPEFRDKAGQVVGALDSMDPEEVKTQVDRNAEVEVDIGSEIAVIPGDAVDIVEEHRAASGEEVVVLESETATILVYR; this is encoded by the coding sequence ATGACTGACCTTCCAGACAATTACGACCCGGACGAGCGAGAGGAGTACTGGCGCCAGCAGTGGCAGGAGATGGACGTCTATCACTACGACGCGGAGGCGGCCGACCCCGATACTGACTACGTGATCGACACGCCGCCCCCCTATCCGACGGGGAACCTCCACATCGGCAACGCGCTGGGCTGGTGTTACATGGATTTCTCGGCGCGCTATCGCCGCTTGCAGGGCCAGGAAGTCCTGTTCCCCCAGGGGTGGGACTGCCACGGGCTCCCGACCGAGGTCAAGGTCGAGGAGAACGAGGGTATCCACCGGACGGACGTCCCCCGCGACGAGTTCCGCCAGATGTGCATCGAGCACACCGAGGACCAGATCGACGCGATGAAAGAGACGATGCACACACTGGGGTTCTCCCAGGACTGGGATCACGAGTACAAGACGATGGATCCCGAGTACTGGGGCACCACTCAGGAGTCGTTCGTCGAGATGGCCGACGACGATCTGGTCTACCGGGACGAGCACCCGGTCAACTGGTGTCCGCGCTGTGAGACCGCCATCGCCGACGCCGAGGTCGAGACCGAGGAGGGCGTCGAGGGAACGCTCTACTACGTCACCTTCGAAGGAGTAGAGAACGACGACATCGAGATCGCCACCACGCGACCCGAACTGCTGGCAGCGTGTGTCTCGATGGCCGTCTCGCCCGACGACGAGCGCTACGAGGACCGGATCGGCGACACCTTCGAAGTCCCGATCTTCGGCCAGGAGGTCGAACTCATCGCAGACGAGGAAGCCGACGCCGAGTTCGGGACCGGCGCGGTGATGATCTGTACATTCGGGGACAAACAGGACGTGAACTGGTGGGCCGAACACGACCTGGACCTCCGAGCAGTCATCACCGAGGACGGCCATCTCAACGAGGAAGCCGGCGAGTACGAGGGGCTCTCGATCGAGGAGGCCAAGGAAACCATCGCCGAGGACCTCGACGACGCGGGCTACCTCAACGACACCGAACCCACCACCCAGAACGTCGGGCAGTGCTGGCGCTGTGATACCCCGATCGAGATCCTGAGCAAGGAACAGTGGTTCGTCGAGGTCGACGGCGAGGAGATTCTCGACCGTGCCCAGGAGGTCGAGTGGATCCCCGAGCACATGTACGATCGGCTGGAGGACTGGACCGAGGGCATGGAGTGGGACTGGGTGATCTCCCGCCAGCGCGTGTTCGCGACGCCGATCCCGGCCTGGTTCTGCGAGGATTGTGGCCACGTCCACGTCGCCGACGCCGACGAACTGCCGCTCGACCCGACCGACGAAGATCCTGCAGTCGGCGGTTGTCCCGAGTGCGGGTCGACCGAATGGCGCGGCGAAACCGACGTGATGGATACGTGGATGGACTCCTCTATCACGCCGCTGTTCGTCCGTGACTGGCCCGATTCGGAGTTTTACCCGACGACGCTGCGACCGCAGGGCCACGACATCATCCGGACGTGGGCGTTCTACACCCTCCTCCGAACGGCGGCACTGGAAGACGAGATCCCCTGGGAGGAGATCCTCATCAACGGGATGGTGTTCGGCGACGACGGCAACAAGATGTCCAAGTCCAAGGGCAACTTCGTCCAGCCCGAGGAAGTCGTCGAGGAGCACTCGGCCGACGCGTTCCGCCAGGCGATGGCGCTGGCTGGAAAACGCGGCGAGGACGTCCAGTTCCAGTGGAAGGAGGTTACCTCCGCGTCGCGGTTCAACACGAAGGTCTGGAACATCACGAAGTTCGCTTCGGGCCACCTCGACGAAGACCGCGAGCCGCTGGACAACCCCGCCTATCGCGACATCGACCGCTGGATCCTCTCGCGGTGTGCCGAGACCGCCGAAAACGTCGACGAGTACATGGACGACTACCGCTTCGACGCCGCCCTGCGCGAGCTTCGGGAGTTCGTCTGGCACGACCTGGCCGACGACTACCTCGAACTCATCAAGGGCCGCCTCTACGAGGGGCGACCGGGCGAGCGCGACGCCGCCCGACAGGGCCTCTTCATTACCCTAACTGCCTCGCTGAAGATGCTCGGGCCGTTCGCACCCTTCATCGCCGAAGAGGCCTACGACGCCCTGCCGAGCACCGAGGGCAGCGTCCACGCCGCCGAGTGGCCCGAGATCGACCTCCATCCCGAAGAAGTCGAGGACATGGCCGCCGTCGAGCAGGCCGGCGAGATCATCGTCGACGTCGCCTCGACGATCCGGGGCTGGAAGTCCGACGAAGGAATGGCACTCAACACGGAACTCGACAAGGTCGAGGTCTATCCCGACGACGCGCCCGAGGAACGCGCCATCGACACCTACGACCTGAGCGAGGCCGTCAACGCCCCCGTCCTCGTCCGCGAGGGCGTCCCGAACGTCGAACTGGTCCCGGTCGAGGTCGACCCGGACCACTCGGTCATCGGACCGGAGTTCCGCGACAAGGCCGGGCAGGTCGTCGGCGCGCTCGATTCGATGGACCCCGAAGAAGTCAAGACGCAGGTCGACCGCAACGCCGAGGTCGAGGTCGACATCGGCAGTGAGATTGCTGTGATCCCAGGCGACGCCGTCGATATCGTCGAGGAACACCGCGCGGCCTCAGGCGAGGAGGTCGTCGTGCTCGAATCCGAGACGGCGACGATTCTGGTCTATCGCTGA
- a CDS encoding zinc-dependent metalloprotease, with the protein MGLYRSMRAVTGASGSGAIDWSAVAEATKAATDPGSLDIDDAEREGYATDVRDARNRVREVSGIDFDLPETVEIINRHHWTDNNVETFERVMAPLEDHVGMFPSAARKINSGTMTVALSFLARNVLGQYDPLLLAEGVGADEHALYFVHPNIQRVADTLDADNDRFRRWIAFHEVTHAAEFGAAPWLPGHLETRMEQAVDRLADGDVDRETLGELDTTMTAVEGYAELLMDRAFDDEYEDLREELEKRRQGRGPVQKLIRRVLGLSMKRRQYERGKDFFDSVADARGIEYAGKVWEQPENLPSDDEIEEPGLWLQRMD; encoded by the coding sequence ATGGGACTCTATCGCAGTATGCGCGCCGTGACCGGTGCTTCCGGCAGCGGCGCGATCGACTGGTCGGCAGTGGCCGAGGCGACGAAGGCCGCGACAGACCCCGGGTCGCTGGATATCGACGACGCCGAACGCGAGGGGTACGCCACGGACGTCCGGGACGCCCGCAATCGCGTCCGAGAGGTCTCGGGGATCGATTTCGATCTTCCCGAAACAGTGGAGATCATCAATCGCCACCACTGGACCGACAACAACGTCGAGACCTTCGAACGCGTGATGGCCCCCCTGGAGGATCACGTCGGGATGTTTCCGAGCGCCGCCCGCAAGATCAACTCCGGGACGATGACGGTCGCACTCTCCTTTCTCGCACGGAACGTCCTGGGGCAGTACGACCCGCTCCTGCTCGCGGAAGGCGTCGGTGCTGACGAGCACGCCCTCTACTTCGTTCACCCGAACATCCAGCGCGTCGCCGACACGCTCGACGCGGACAACGACCGCTTCCGGCGCTGGATCGCCTTCCACGAAGTGACCCACGCAGCGGAGTTCGGCGCGGCTCCGTGGCTGCCGGGCCACCTCGAAACCCGGATGGAGCAGGCCGTCGACCGCCTCGCCGACGGCGACGTCGACCGCGAGACGCTGGGGGAACTCGACACGACGATGACCGCCGTCGAGGGCTACGCCGAACTCCTGATGGACCGCGCGTTCGACGACGAGTACGAGGACCTCCGGGAGGAACTCGAAAAACGCCGCCAGGGCCGTGGCCCGGTTCAGAAACTCATTCGGAGAGTGCTCGGTCTGAGCATGAAACGCCGCCAGTACGAGCGCGGCAAGGACTTCTTCGATTCGGTCGCCGACGCCCGCGGGATCGAGTATGCTGGGAAAGTGTGGGAACAGCCCGAGAATCTGCCGAGTGACGACGAGATCGAGGAACCTGGGTTGTGGCTGCAACGGATGGACTGA
- a CDS encoding plastocyanin/azurin family copper-binding protein codes for MAHDKALDRRTLLRSTGGVLAGAALAGCGGDGGGNGNGGGDGNTVSAVNYAFEPDEITIAVGETVTWEFESGGHNVCAYPEMFPDIVSIPEGADPFGTMSADGSAYEPVDPGEVFEHTFETAGEYTYVCGPHVNQDMIGTVIVE; via the coding sequence ATGGCCCACGACAAAGCCCTCGATAGACGAACCCTACTCCGATCGACAGGCGGCGTGCTCGCAGGCGCGGCTCTCGCAGGGTGTGGCGGAGACGGCGGCGGCAACGGAAACGGCGGCGGTGACGGGAACACAGTCTCCGCGGTAAACTACGCGTTCGAACCCGACGAGATCACCATTGCCGTCGGTGAGACTGTCACCTGGGAGTTCGAGTCAGGTGGCCACAACGTCTGTGCCTATCCGGAGATGTTCCCTGACATAGTCTCGATTCCGGAGGGTGCCGACCCCTTCGGAACGATGTCTGCGGACGGCAGCGCGTACGAACCCGTCGACCCTGGTGAAGTCTTCGAGCACACCTTCGAGACGGCCGGCGAGTACACCTACGTCTGTGGTCCACACGTCAATCAGGACATGATCGGAACCGTGATCGTCGAGTGA
- a CDS encoding metal-dependent hydrolase, which produces MNKRGHVLNAVLLSIGIGYIIQPSGDVETFRTIAEVSVPIVLGALFPDVDTAFGKHRKTLHNLLVLGVVLAYPIYFDNLQFVWIGVVTHYVLDVFGSKRGIALFYPLWDEEFGLPIGVNVSSKWADAMMLSVTAFELAVAAFIVYVLPAEIQAQGQQAVGLRAVEGLQQVVVFL; this is translated from the coding sequence ATGAACAAGCGCGGGCACGTGCTGAACGCAGTGCTATTGAGTATCGGGATCGGGTACATCATCCAGCCGTCCGGTGACGTCGAGACCTTCCGCACGATCGCCGAGGTGTCGGTGCCGATCGTCCTCGGGGCACTGTTCCCGGACGTCGACACCGCCTTCGGCAAGCACCGCAAGACTCTGCACAATCTGCTCGTGCTCGGGGTCGTCCTCGCCTATCCGATCTACTTCGACAACCTCCAGTTCGTCTGGATCGGCGTCGTCACCCACTACGTATTGGACGTGTTCGGCTCGAAACGCGGGATCGCACTGTTCTACCCGCTGTGGGACGAGGAGTTCGGCCTGCCGATCGGTGTGAACGTCTCCAGCAAGTGGGCCGACGCGATGATGCTCTCGGTCACGGCCTTCGAACTCGCCGTCGCCGCGTTCATCGTCTACGTCCTGCCGGCCGAGATCCAGGCCCAGGGCCAGCAGGCCGTGGGCCTCCGGGCAGTCGAGGGACTCCAGCAGGTCGTCGTCTTCTTGTAG
- a CDS encoding PINc/VapC family ATPase — protein MEIVPDTSVVIDGRVSEQIADGEFAGATVVVPEAVVGELEAQANDGRQQGWDGLEELQKLADLHDAGDVAVEYVGRRPDAIEKREAGEGQIDALIRDLAQDRDATLVTSDVVQSEVARAKGLEVVYLEPHGRDVERLEIENFFDESTMSLHLKVGVAPKAKRGDIGDMHYQTIRDEPADEAELKEYAHEIEEGARASPDGFIEIDEPGMSIVQFRQYRIAIARPPFSDALEITAVRPIVKTDLDDYEYADELRDRLAERQRGVLISGSPGAGKSTFAQAVAEFLNDSDYAVKTMEKPRDLQVGSDITQYTALGGSMEKTADSLLMVRPDYTIYDEVRKTDDFEVFADMRLAGVGMIGVVHATRAIDALQRLVGRVELGMIPQIVDTVVYIEAGEIAKVYDVNTEVKVPEGLMEEDLARPVITIEDFETGRPEYEIYTFNRQVVTVPLTEGDSDESGVDRIARQEIQREIRSVADGHVEVELQGSNRAVVWVEQHDISHVIGKGGGRISDIENRLGIEIDVRTFDERPGGESGSSGGGGQSAPTTAQGDVVTPEITSRHVIVPAHDYTGETVEVQADGEYLFTATVSRGGEIQVSRGSAIAEELEQAVDRGKQISVVPS, from the coding sequence ATGGAAATCGTACCGGACACGAGCGTGGTCATCGACGGCCGCGTGTCCGAGCAGATCGCAGACGGCGAGTTCGCCGGCGCGACTGTCGTCGTCCCCGAGGCAGTCGTCGGTGAACTCGAAGCCCAGGCCAACGACGGCCGCCAGCAGGGGTGGGACGGGCTCGAAGAACTCCAGAAACTCGCCGACCTCCACGACGCCGGAGACGTCGCCGTCGAGTACGTGGGTCGTCGTCCCGACGCTATCGAGAAGCGCGAGGCCGGCGAGGGCCAGATCGACGCCCTCATCCGCGATCTCGCACAGGACCGCGACGCCACGCTCGTCACGAGCGACGTCGTCCAGAGCGAGGTCGCCCGCGCGAAGGGGCTGGAGGTCGTCTACCTCGAACCCCACGGCAGAGACGTCGAACGTCTCGAAATCGAAAACTTCTTCGACGAGTCGACGATGAGCCTCCACCTCAAAGTGGGGGTCGCCCCGAAGGCAAAGCGCGGGGACATCGGCGACATGCACTACCAGACGATTCGCGACGAACCCGCCGACGAGGCCGAACTGAAAGAGTACGCCCACGAGATCGAGGAGGGCGCACGCGCCAGCCCGGACGGGTTCATCGAGATCGACGAACCCGGCATGAGCATCGTTCAGTTCCGCCAGTACCGCATCGCCATCGCCCGACCCCCGTTCTCGGACGCGCTGGAAATCACGGCGGTTCGGCCGATCGTCAAGACCGATCTCGACGACTACGAGTACGCCGACGAACTCCGGGATCGCCTCGCGGAACGACAGCGCGGCGTCCTCATCTCGGGGTCACCCGGCGCGGGGAAATCGACGTTCGCCCAGGCCGTCGCGGAGTTCCTGAACGACAGCGACTACGCCGTCAAGACGATGGAGAAGCCGCGGGACCTCCAGGTCGGTTCGGACATCACCCAGTACACTGCGCTGGGCGGGAGTATGGAGAAGACCGCCGACTCCCTGCTGATGGTCCGGCCCGACTACACCATCTACGACGAAGTGCGAAAGACCGACGACTTCGAGGTGTTCGCGGACATGCGCCTCGCAGGCGTCGGGATGATCGGCGTCGTCCACGCGACCCGTGCCATCGACGCCCTCCAGCGCCTCGTGGGTCGGGTCGAACTGGGGATGATCCCCCAGATCGTCGACACCGTCGTCTATATCGAGGCCGGCGAGATCGCCAAAGTCTACGACGTCAACACCGAGGTCAAGGTCCCCGAGGGCCTGATGGAAGAGGACCTCGCCCGGCCCGTCATCACGATCGAGGACTTCGAGACCGGCCGGCCGGAGTACGAGATCTACACCTTCAACCGTCAGGTCGTGACGGTTCCGCTGACCGAGGGCGACAGCGACGAGAGCGGCGTCGATCGGATCGCTCGCCAGGAGATCCAGCGCGAGATCCGGTCGGTCGCGGACGGCCACGTCGAAGTCGAACTTCAGGGGAGCAATCGGGCGGTCGTCTGGGTCGAACAGCACGACATCAGCCACGTCATCGGCAAGGGCGGCGGCCGCATCTCGGACATCGAGAACCGCCTGGGCATCGAGATCGACGTCCGAACGTTCGACGAGCGCCCCGGCGGCGAGTCCGGCTCCAGCGGCGGCGGCGGGCAGTCGGCCCCGACGACAGCGCAGGGTGACGTCGTGACGCCCGAGATCACCTCTCGGCACGTGATCGTGCCGGCCCACGACTACACAGGAGAGACCGTCGAGGTCCAGGCCGACGGCGAGTACCTCTTTACCGCGACCGTCTCACGCGGCGGCGAAATCCAGGTCTCCCGTGGAAGTGCGATCGCCGAGGAACTCGAACAGGCAGTCGACCGTGGCAAGCAGATCAGCGTCGTGCCGTCCTGA
- a CDS encoding GAF domain-containing protein: MTNVHATATEVLERIDDAFFALDEQWRFTYLNEQAEDLLNVDRQHVLGENVWEAFEPAAGTTFQEEYERAMETQEPVSFEEYYAPLSIWVEVTAYPSETGLSVYFRDVTDRVERERDLEQYERIFETMDDGVYAVDEDGTFTLVNDAYTELLGYDRGQLLGSHVSTVVDTDTAQQAAELEAELRAGTRETATLEATIERNDGTEIDAEATFSMLPDGDRVGVVRDISERKQFERRLVELHEISRNLVRAESSEEVVDIATDALREVLDAPASLYFGYDEARDVLGPPVVDDPSDILDVEFYAVTPGEGSVTGLVFETREARYFPDVRDVPQYEQPSERSPVKSAVAAPVGDGGVLGAVAADRAAFDDQMRQLVEVIATNVAAALDRVEDEQRLRKRIVQQEGVTEFGKLVLTNHDIDQLMADAARLVAETLDTDYCKVLDLDEAGEQLLLRQGVGWDEDVVGSGTVSAIDDGSQAAHTLASDEPIVVSDLDAETRFSGPDLLRDHDVTSGVSTIVGPVDDPWGILGAHDTDEKVFSEYDVNFVQSVANILAAAIERHQDEVELRDRRDRLAALNDINSLVHSLAESMFGLSSKDEIQQLVCDRLAASDSFEFAWVGSVDGGDVVVDAEAGVEDYLDDLDLAIDDSTGDPGPTAVAHETGDMQVVQDVTTDPRYEHWREHAETHGYRASASIPIADGEIHGTLNVYSGRVSAFDDEERDALRRLGSILAYALSSVERDRELQRERNRLEFMNRLLRHNMLNSLNVVNARLDLLDGRVDYEVHDDLAVATDRTQEMIDFVQTVRKVTNVIGRGGEQELEPRPLDDVLESRVVGAQRTYSDAEYHLESLPSVDVAADELLGELLDNILLNAVQHNPDPNPQIWIDATVGDTCVEVTVADNGPGIPDDQKAAAFDRNSRDFHDPGSGFGLYLVSEIMSSYGGDITVEDNDRGGATFRLTFERPD, encoded by the coding sequence ATGACTAACGTACATGCGACAGCGACTGAGGTACTCGAACGGATCGACGACGCCTTCTTCGCGCTCGACGAACAGTGGCGGTTCACCTATCTCAACGAACAGGCCGAAGACCTGCTGAACGTCGACCGCCAACACGTCCTCGGCGAGAACGTCTGGGAAGCGTTCGAACCTGCCGCTGGGACGACCTTTCAGGAGGAATACGAGCGGGCGATGGAGACACAGGAACCGGTCTCCTTCGAGGAGTATTACGCGCCGCTTTCGATCTGGGTGGAGGTCACCGCCTACCCCTCGGAGACGGGGCTGTCGGTGTACTTCCGTGACGTAACCGACCGTGTCGAGCGCGAACGCGACCTCGAACAGTACGAACGGATCTTCGAGACGATGGACGACGGTGTCTACGCCGTCGACGAAGACGGGACGTTCACACTCGTCAACGACGCGTACACGGAGCTGCTCGGCTACGATCGCGGGCAACTCCTCGGCTCGCACGTCTCGACGGTCGTCGATACAGACACTGCACAACAGGCGGCCGAACTCGAAGCCGAACTGCGCGCGGGGACGCGCGAAACGGCTACCCTCGAAGCGACGATCGAGCGCAACGACGGCACCGAGATCGACGCCGAGGCGACGTTCTCGATGCTTCCGGATGGCGACCGGGTCGGCGTCGTCCGGGACATCTCAGAGCGCAAGCAGTTCGAGCGACGGCTGGTTGAGTTGCACGAGATCAGTCGGAACCTTGTTCGGGCCGAATCGAGCGAGGAGGTCGTCGACATCGCGACAGACGCCCTGCGAGAGGTATTGGACGCTCCAGCCTCGCTGTATTTCGGGTACGACGAAGCTCGTGACGTGCTCGGGCCGCCAGTAGTCGACGACCCGTCCGATATCCTCGACGTCGAGTTCTACGCGGTCACACCAGGCGAGGGCAGCGTCACCGGCCTGGTCTTCGAAACCCGAGAGGCCCGCTACTTCCCGGACGTCCGAGACGTGCCCCAGTACGAACAACCGTCCGAGCGATCCCCGGTCAAGTCGGCGGTGGCCGCTCCGGTCGGGGATGGGGGCGTCCTCGGGGCCGTCGCTGCCGACCGCGCGGCCTTCGACGACCAGATGCGACAGCTCGTCGAGGTCATCGCGACGAACGTCGCGGCCGCACTCGACCGCGTCGAAGACGAACAGCGACTCCGCAAGCGGATCGTCCAGCAGGAGGGTGTCACGGAGTTCGGCAAACTCGTGCTGACCAACCACGACATCGATCAGTTGATGGCCGACGCGGCTCGGCTCGTCGCCGAGACGCTCGACACCGACTACTGCAAGGTGCTCGACCTCGATGAGGCGGGCGAGCAACTGTTGCTGCGCCAGGGTGTCGGCTGGGACGAAGATGTGGTCGGCTCGGGGACCGTCTCGGCCATCGACGACGGTTCCCAGGCCGCGCATACGCTGGCGAGCGACGAACCGATCGTCGTCTCCGATCTCGACGCCGAGACGCGATTCAGCGGCCCGGATCTCCTGCGAGACCACGACGTGACCAGCGGCGTGTCGACGATCGTCGGCCCCGTCGACGATCCCTGGGGGATCCTCGGCGCGCACGACACTGACGAGAAGGTTTTCAGCGAATACGACGTCAACTTCGTTCAGTCGGTGGCGAACATCCTCGCGGCAGCTATCGAACGCCACCAGGACGAAGTCGAACTTCGCGACCGCCGCGACAGACTGGCCGCACTCAACGACATCAACTCGCTGGTCCACAGCCTCGCCGAGTCGATGTTCGGCCTCTCCTCGAAAGACGAGATTCAGCAGTTGGTCTGTGATCGGCTGGCAGCTTCGGACTCCTTCGAGTTCGCCTGGGTCGGCAGTGTTGACGGCGGTGACGTCGTCGTCGACGCAGAAGCCGGTGTCGAGGACTATCTCGACGATCTGGACCTCGCTATCGACGACTCCACAGGCGACCCAGGACCGACGGCCGTCGCCCACGAGACGGGCGACATGCAGGTCGTTCAGGACGTCACGACCGATCCGCGCTACGAACACTGGCGCGAGCACGCCGAGACCCACGGCTATCGCGCCTCGGCGTCGATCCCGATCGCCGACGGCGAGATACACGGGACGCTCAACGTCTACTCCGGTCGCGTCAGTGCCTTCGACGACGAGGAGCGCGACGCCCTCAGACGGTTGGGTTCGATTCTCGCGTACGCCCTCTCCTCCGTCGAGCGCGACCGCGAACTCCAGCGCGAGCGCAATCGGCTGGAGTTCATGAATCGGCTACTCAGGCACAACATGCTCAACAGCCTCAACGTCGTCAATGCGCGGCTGGACCTGCTCGACGGTCGAGTCGACTACGAGGTTCACGACGACCTGGCGGTCGCGACTGATCGCACCCAGGAGATGATCGACTTCGTCCAGACGGTGCGGAAGGTGACGAACGTGATCGGTCGGGGCGGTGAGCAGGAACTCGAACCGCGACCGCTCGACGACGTCCTCGAATCACGCGTCGTGGGTGCCCAGCGAACCTATTCCGACGCCGAGTATCATCTCGAATCACTTCCCTCGGTCGACGTCGCCGCCGACGAGCTGCTGGGTGAGCTGTTGGACAACATTCTGCTCAATGCCGTCCAGCACAATCCAGATCCGAATCCACAGATATGGATCGACGCGACCGTCGGCGACACCTGCGTCGAAGTGACGGTCGCAGACAACGGCCCCGGAATTCCGGACGATCAAAAAGCGGCGGCCTTCGACCGGAATTCCAGGGATTTCCACGACCCCGGATCCGGGTTCGGGCTCTACCTCGTGAGCGAAATCATGTCGTCATACGGCGGCGATATCACCGTCGAAGACAACGACCGCGGTGGCGCGACCTTCCGCCTGACGTTCGAGCGACCGGACTGA
- a CDS encoding response regulator, translating to MYDRWLTSVQEVTARTATDGDEALDRLDDSTVVAILDRRMPETSGDEVARVSASTYPDCLVVIASALQQDDNLDANTYDYYLTKPVSRDELLETIDAIASTSLPISP from the coding sequence ATGTACGACCGGTGGCTCACGAGCGTCCAGGAGGTGACGGCCCGGACAGCCACCGACGGCGACGAAGCGCTCGACCGACTCGACGACTCCACCGTCGTCGCAATCCTCGATCGACGGATGCCCGAGACCAGCGGCGATGAAGTCGCTCGGGTGAGCGCGTCGACCTACCCAGACTGTCTCGTCGTGATCGCCAGTGCGCTCCAGCAGGACGACAACCTCGACGCGAACACGTACGACTATTACCTCACGAAACCAGTGAGCCGTGACGAACTCCTCGAAACGATCGACGCGATAGCGAGTACCTCGCTCCCGATCAGTCCGTGA
- a CDS encoding universal stress protein has product MFETILVPTKRRAEDDAAERRAVDIAAIHGGEVVGLFVADPRATPVSTKLSAEEVKEAFLEDTDHPATTLEDLAEERDVPVSRATRVGRPASEIVACAEAIGADLVVMDTHARSGLKRHLLGSTTERTLRQSDVPVLCIPVSE; this is encoded by the coding sequence ATGTTCGAGACGATTCTGGTGCCGACGAAACGCCGCGCCGAGGACGACGCCGCCGAGCGGCGAGCGGTCGACATCGCCGCGATTCACGGCGGGGAAGTCGTCGGGCTGTTCGTCGCCGATCCGCGAGCGACACCAGTCTCGACGAAACTCTCGGCCGAGGAGGTCAAAGAGGCCTTCCTCGAAGACACCGACCACCCGGCCACGACGCTCGAAGACCTCGCCGAAGAGCGGGACGTACCGGTGTCCAGGGCGACCCGCGTCGGTCGGCCGGCGAGCGAGATCGTCGCGTGTGCCGAGGCGATCGGTGCGGATCTGGTCGTCATGGACACCCACGCGCGCTCAGGGTTGAAACGCCACCTGCTTGGCAGTACGACCGAGCGTACGCTCCGACAGAGCGACGTACCAGTGCTCTGTATCCCCGTCTCGGAGTGA
- a CDS encoding CinA family protein, with protein MHQFEGEPPVQRQVAQTLTEAGETLAIAESLTGGLVGALVTAVPGSSDFFDRSLVAYTHEAKHEELSVQQHVLEEIGAVNETVAEQMARGVLEVADTTWGLSTTGIAGPTTNDRGDPVGVVFVGVARAHADSEDHPSATVQRYDFEGERSAVKEKAARQALEDLHAMATA; from the coding sequence GTGCACCAGTTCGAGGGCGAGCCCCCGGTCCAGAGACAGGTCGCACAGACGCTCACCGAGGCCGGCGAGACGCTGGCGATCGCCGAGTCGCTCACCGGCGGACTCGTCGGGGCGCTCGTGACGGCAGTCCCGGGGTCGAGTGACTTTTTCGATCGATCGCTGGTCGCCTACACCCACGAGGCCAAACACGAGGAACTCTCGGTCCAGCAGCACGTGCTCGAAGAGATCGGAGCCGTCAACGAGACCGTCGCCGAGCAGATGGCCCGGGGCGTTCTCGAGGTGGCCGACACGACCTGGGGACTCTCGACGACCGGGATCGCCGGCCCGACCACCAACGACCGCGGAGATCCGGTCGGAGTCGTCTTCGTCGGCGTCGCCCGGGCACACGCGGACAGCGAAGATCACCCGTCGGCCACGGTTCAGCGATACGACTTCGAGGGAGAGCGCAGCGCAGTCAAGGAGAAAGCAGCACGGCAAGCGCTCGAAGACCTCCACGCGATGGCGACGGCGTAA